From Temnothorax longispinosus isolate EJ_2023e chromosome 3, Tlon_JGU_v1, whole genome shotgun sequence, one genomic window encodes:
- the Etl1 gene encoding SWI/SNF-related matrix-associated actin-dependent regulator of chromatin subfamily A containing DEAD/H box 1 homolog, with amino-acid sequence MRIAPSLDDPTRSARRAPHRTECTWQTIPKVTPEKCASFASVPRTVDAMSESNSPKTDTSSSSLLRRFRFQKKQTKAMNMSDEDSNLVSSDTQVRRKPVNRIEDSDSDIGSPAKPSSDCNAKGKENKLKYLTTLYPQNDVIHIQEVLKSTNWNVEEAEEELKKNRKRGLKESAKTSKKKRRKLNVDEDVDVDSDEGNYNKDKVFNSDEDSDVEISNELTGDKKSVLEFMQTALPSELLLMSQCSQKRACAIIDARPFEDWRDLVNKFQNIKYLDTELLNAAQVLLSTRHVVELLMKKCLRLSTNMEKAVAAGASTITQQPKLLSPNLTLAPYQMVGLNWLAVMHAQNVNGILADEMGLGKTIQVIAFLTYLKEADLLDEKDGPHLIVVPSSTMENWMDELEKWSPSLKVVQYYGSQEERKEMRMGWRNGDLDDVDVLLTTYNLICSTPEERRLFRVMPLNYVVFDEAHMLKNMSSVRYENLVRINAKHRILLTGTPLQNNLLELISLLIFVMPSLFAGKQADLKSLFSKNHKTPNDKKNGEQPLFEREQVKNAKEIMRPFVLRRLKVEVLRDLPYKKDEIIRCALIEKQQSMYNKLVAQFSAEASEITDVNGTGMMMQLRKLANHPLLVRDYYDEKKLKAIASRLAKESGYKQKNPEYVFEELIWASDYQINQLTRTYKSIAGFGLPQELIPQAGKLKELDKLLPQLKTDGHRVLIFSQFTMVLDILEEYLAIRGQTFLRLDGSTPVTERQSLINEYTQDPSIFIFLLSTRAGGLGINLTAADTVIIHDIDFNPYNDKQAEDRCHRVGQKKPVSIIRLLSEGTIEEGMYEIAQEKLHLEQQITGNEENENADKKSVIKLLKMTIGQDHNKSLSSMKNANKGIDAVGNDKNL; translated from the exons ATGCGTATAGCCCCGAGCCTCGACGACCCGACGCGCTCGGCTCGGCGAGCGCCGCACCGCACCGAATGCACCTGGCAGACGATTCCGAAAGTTACTCCGGAAAAATGCGCTTCTTTCGCCAGCGTCCCTCGCACGGTTGACGCGATGTCCGAATCGAACTCGCCGAAAACGGACACGAGTAGCTCCAGCCTCCTGCGGCGATTCCGCTTTcaaaaaaaacaaacgaaGGCCATGAACATGT CTGATGAGGATAGTAACTTGGTAAGCTCAGACACACAAGTGCGCCGTAAACCCGTAAACCGCATTGAGGATAGTGACAGCGATATTGGTAGCCCAGCGAAGCCAAGTTCAGACTGTAACGCCAAAGGTAAAGAGAATAAGTTAAAGTACCTGACAACTTTGTATCCACAGAATGATGTAATA CATATACAGGAAGTACTTAAAAGCACCAATTGGAATGTCGAGGAGGCGGAGGAGgagcttaaaaaaaataggaaaaggGGTTTGAAGGAGTCTGCAAAAACtagcaagaaaaaaaggagaaaattaaatgtagACGAGGATGTAGATGTTGATTCGGATGAGGGGAATTACAATAAAGACAAAGTATTTAatag TGATGAGGATTCGGATGTGGAGATATCTAACGAGCTTACAGGTGATAAGAAATCAGTTTTGGAATTTATGCAAACTGCTCTACCGTCGGAACTGCTTCTGATGTCCCAATGTTCTCAAAAGAGAGCCTGCGCTATTATAGATGCAAGGCCATTTGAAGATTGGAGAGACTTAgtgaataaatttcaaaatataaaatacttagaCACAGAATTATTGAATGCTGCTCAG GTACTACTATCTACACGTCATGTGGTGGAACTGCTGATGAAAAAATGCCTTCGCTTATCTACCAACATGGAGAAAGCTGTGGCTGCTGGGGCATCGACCATAACACAGCAgccaaaattattatcgcCAAACTTGACACTAGCTCCGTATCAAATGGTCGGCCTAAACTGGCTTGCTGTTATGCATGCGCAGAATGTTAACGGTATACTAGCTGATGAAATGGGTTTGGGGAAAACGATACAAGTGATAGCATTTCTGACATATCTGAAAGAAGCTGATCTTCTCGATGAAAAGGATGGGCCTCATTTAATTGTCGTTCCCAGTTCAACTATGG AAAATTGGATGGACGAGTTGGAAAAATGGTCACCTAGCTTGAAAGTTGTGCAGTATTATGGCTCTCAAGAGGAACGAAAGGAGATGCGAATGGGGTGGCGAAACGGTGATCTCGATGACGTCGATGTTTTGTTAACTACATACAATTTGATCTGCAGCACTCCAGAGGAGCGTAGACTATTTCGCGTCATGCCGTTGAACTATGTGGTCTTTGATGAAGCTCATATGCTCAAGAATATGAGCAGTGTTAGATATGAAAATCTCGTCAGGattaat GCTAAACATCGAATTCTACTGACTGGTACGCctctacaaaataatttattggaaTTAATATCTTTGCTGATATTCGTAATGCCTTCATTATTTGCTGGAAAACAAGCCGATTTAAAAAGTCTCTTCTCCAAAAATCAC aaaacaCCTAACGATAAGAAGAACGGAGAACAGCCGTTGTTCGAAAGAGAACAAgtgaaaaatgcaaaagaaaTTATGCGACCGTTTGTTCTACGGCGACTTAAAGTTGAAGTTTTACGCGACTTGCCTTATAAGAAAGACGAAATAATACGATGCGCGTTAATTGAAAAGCAGCAAAGTATGTACAACAAATTAGTCGCGCAATTTTCAGCAGAGGCCAGCGAAATTACAGACGTAAATGGTACTGGTATGATGATGCAGTTGAGGAAGCTCGCCAATCATCCCCTTCTCGTACGTGATTATTACGATGAGAAAAAACTAAAG GCTATAGCGAGTAGACTGGCGAAAGAATCAGGTTACAAACAGAAGAATCCAGAGTACGTCTTTGAAGAGTTGATTTGGGCGTCTGATTATCAAATAAATCAATTGACTCGTACATACAAAAGTATAGCCGGATTTGGTTTGCCTCAAGAACTCATTCCTCAAGCTGGTAAATTGAAGGAACTGGACAAGTTGCTACCACAATTGAAAACGGATGGTCACAGGGTGCTCATTTTTAGCCAGTTTACTATGGTGTTAGACATACTCGAAGAATATTTAGCTATTAGGGGACAGACATTTTTAAG GCTAGATGGCAGTACACCTGTAACTGAGAGACAAAGTCTTATAAATGAGTATACACAAGATCCAagtatattcatatttttattatcaacaaGAGCAGGAGGTTTGGGGATCAATTTAACTGCTGCTGATACGGTCATAATACACGACATAGATTTCAACCCCTACAATGACAAACAAGCAGAAGATCGATGTCACCGTGTGGGACAAAAGAA ACCCGTATctataataagattattaagTGAAGGCACAATAGAGGAAGGCATGTACGAGATAGCGCAAGAAAAATTGCATCTTGAACAACAAATTACTGGAAATGAAG AAAATGAAAATGCGGATAAAAAGTccgttataaaattattaaagatgacTATAGGTCAGGATCACAATAAATCACTGTCGTCAATGAAAAATGCCAATAAAGGAATCGACGCAGTaggaaatgataaaaatttgtaa
- the LOC139810601 gene encoding lysophospholipase D GDPD1, protein MLLYTLIGGYMLTSMILFKYPTLLHRKKKVKFLCQHISHRGGAGESYENTMCAFKRAVAIGTQMLELDCHLTRDGEVVVSHDHNLLRSTGVDKNISELDYKDLPLLKQRLPIDFDPDVEYVGSAKEEERRFALLREVFEAFPDIPINIDIKINNDRLISKVSDLIKEYNREEYTVWGNFSDEVTQKCYKMNPNVNLLFSMQRVTMLILLMYTGLLPFVPLKETHLEIFLPSIYLRRKGGPSPTFLPVEKLVVRTINVLLMRPCLFNHLRARGIHVYFWVLNKDEEFQRAFDLGATGVMTDYPTRLKLFLKKHTIE, encoded by the exons ATGTTGCTGTACACCCTGATCGGCGGCTACATGCTGACCTCGATGATCCTGTTCAAGTATCCCACTCTGCTGCACAGGAAGAAGAAGGTGAAGTTTTTGTGCCAGCACATCAGCCATCGGGGCG gtGCCGGCGAGAGCTATGAAAACACGATGTGCGCATTCAAACG AGCGGTGGCTATTGGAACGCAAATGTTGGAATTAGACTGTCACCTTACAAGAGACGGTGAAGTAGTAGTCTCTCACGATCACAATCTTTTGCGCAGTACTGGCgtggataaaaatatctccGAATTGGATTACAAGGATTTACCGCTCTTAAAGCAACGTTTACCGATTGATTTTGATCCAG ATGTGGAGTATGTCGGTTCGGCGAAGGAAGAGGAGCGACGATTTGCATTGTTGCGAGAAGTCTTTGAGGCATTCCCCGATATCCCTATTAACATTGACATTAAAATCAATAACGATCGGCTTATATCAAAAGTTTCTGATCTCATAAAAGAATACAATAGAGAGGAATATACAGTTTGGGGAAACTTCAGTGATGAAGTCACACAGAAATGCTACAAAATG AATCCAAATGTAAACTTATTGTTCTCGATGCAACGTGTAACGATGTTGATACTTCTCATGTATACTGGCTTGTTACCGTTTGTACCATTAAAGGAAACGCATCTTGAAATTTTCTTGCCTTCAATCTATTTACg ACGAAAAGGTGGCCCGAGTCCGACATTTTTGCCGGTGGAAAAGTTGGTAGTACGTACGATTAACGTACTATTAATGAGGCCGtgtttatttaatcatttaagaGCACGAGGCATACAT GTCTATTTTTGGGTCTTGAATAAGGACGAAGAATTCCAAAGAGCATTTGATTTGGGAGCAACTGGCGTAATGACAGATTATCcaacaagattaaaattatttttaaagaaacatacAATAGAATGA